A genomic region of Pseudopipra pipra isolate bDixPip1 chromosome W, bDixPip1.hap1, whole genome shotgun sequence contains the following coding sequences:
- the LOC135404465 gene encoding C-type lectin domain family 2 member D-like → MGKGIQKPNSSIQEETLNTCSDPEKQCKWGSYRTESDRRTSPKTCVLTQSVLLGILTLSLVVALTVLSVRPPFPEPEFSHVCPDTWPGFQGKCYYFSEAEGNWSTGRTRCEALGASLATISTRVELAFLLRYKGEANHWIGLGMRDNGWEWINGTALNGRFEVRGGGPCGYLNYGWISSSLCHTEKNWICSRPNDYVLWKGKLRDPKTGVSP, encoded by the exons ATGGGGAAGGGAATCCAAAAGCCAAATTCTTCAATCCAGGAAGAAACACTGAACACCTGCAGTGATCCAGAGAAACAGTGCAAATGGG ggTCCTACAGAACCGAGTCAGACCGGAGAACATCCCCCAAGACGTGTGTTCTCACTCAGAGTGTGCTCCTGGGGATCCTCACCTTGAGCCTGGTCGTGGCACTGACTG ttctcAGTGTGAGACCCCCTTTCCCTGAGCCGGAATTCTCCCACGTGTGCCCAGACACCTGGCCtggtttccaaggaaaatgttattatttttctgaggcTGAGGGCAACTGGAGCACGGGCCGGACAAGGTGTGAGGCCCTGGGAGCTTCCCTGGCCACCATAAGCACGAGGGTTGAACTG GCCTTCCTTCTGCGCTATAAAGGCGAAGCAAACCATTGGATCGGGCTGGGAATGAGGGATAACGGCTGGGAGTGGATCAATGGCACGGCCTTGAACGGCAG GTTTGAGGTGAGGGGTGGAGGACCCTGTGGGTACCTGAACTATGGGTGGATCAGCTCGTCCCTGTGCCACACGGAGAAGAACTGGATCTGCAGCCGCCCCAATGACTATGTCCTGTGGAAGGGGAAATTAAGAGACCCCAAAACAGGAGTTTCACCCTAG
- the LOC135404484 gene encoding early activation antigen CD69-like — WWIRLCWQVRKEQLPQHRGSSGHRAGLPWRGILRRSPFLSPGKSHGEIPVTPKDPCFVPSLEAWEQHNSVCYYLLKDERTWEQAQNRCSKLGASLAVLSDKEMDHIFHLNGNLDYWLGLRRRGERLQWVDGSSYNSRLEVLGNSECVYLADHKLRSEDCSKQLPYLCSKPQPPTSPVMEVREKGPSLS; from the exons TGGTGGATAAGATTGTGCTGGCAGgtgaggaaggagcagctgcctcagcacagaggcagctctgggcacagggctgggctccctTGGAGGGGAATCCTCAGAcgttctccctttctctctccaggAAAAAGTCATGGAGAGATTCCAGTTACACCTAAGGATCCATGCTTTGTGCCTTCTCTTGAGGCCTGGGAGCAGCACAACAGCGTCTGTTACTACCTCCTGAAAGATGAGAGGACCTGGGAGCAGGCTCAGAATCGATGCTCCAAGCTCGGGGCCTCCCTGGCCGTGCTCAGTGACAAGGAAATG gACCACATCTTCCACCTCAATGGCAACCTGGATTACTGGCTCGGGCTGCGGAGACGGGGCGAGCGGCTGCAGTGGGTGGACGGCAGCAGCTACAACTC CAGGCTGGAGGTCCTTGGCAATTCAGAGTGTGTGTACCTGGCGGACCATAAACTCAGGAGTGAGGACTGTTCAAAGCAGCTGCCGTATCTCTGCAGCAAACCCCAACCCCCAACCTCACCTGTAATGGAAGTGAGGGAGAAAGGACCTTCTCTATCCTGA